Sequence from the Fictibacillus arsenicus genome:
TACTGAAAAACAGGTTGAATTTGCAAAGACTTTTGGTGCTTCAGCGATCATTGCAACATCAGATTATTTATTACACATCGCTGAAACTGCAAAGAAAATGGGGTATGACCCGAAGACAGATTTTAATTTAAGAACACTATCCGCATTTGGAAATACGGCGCCAGTAGAAGAAGCATTCGGAATCCCTGTTTATGATTCATATGCGTTTCATGAAGTTCAATATGTAGCAGCGGAATGTCCAGCTAAACAAGGACTGCATATTTTTGAAGATTCCTTTATCGTTGAAGTCGTTGATTTTGAGACAGGTAAACCGCTTCCGCCAGGTCATAGAGGAAACATCGTGGTAACAGCTCTTTATAAGACAGGAACCCAGCAGATCCGTTATAACATTCAAGACATCTCTGCTCTCTATGAAATGGTGCCTTGTGCCTGCGGCAGTCTGCATAAACGGATGGAATATTTCCAAGGTCGAAGTGACACTATGGTGAAACTGCGCGGTATTAATGTATGGCCGGAAGCATGCGGGAAAATAGTTTCTGAAGATAGCAGAACAAATGGTGAATATTACTGTTATGTAGAAAAGGTTATACAAGATGGAAAACCAGCAAAAGACGAAATGACGATATTGGTTGAAAAAAGAAGTGTTGATCAACATGATGAGTCATTAAAACAAGATTTAGAAGAGATTTTAAAAAGAAAAATCGGTGTAAAAATTCATGTTCAAATTGTAGATACGGATTCATTAAAAGAATTAACAGGACATGGTCATAGAGCAAAATTAAAACGGTTCGAGG
This genomic interval carries:
- a CDS encoding phenylacetate--CoA ligase family protein, with the translated sequence MSFPYYHKTIDWNKLVSEYEPPQEFVEGTWKWSRDRIEYTQLQRLKETLNKGSEIPFYQILWEKHGFSPEDVQSLDDMYKIPIYTIEDIRDSIERKPPFGDYQKYHFSDGTHTPLRFFTSGGTTGTPRPTIYSQWDREVGAILSARTFYLQGIKPGDAVINAWSYSTHNAAWIMDHALWHWLGCTPITTGTGNVTPTEKQVEFAKTFGASAIIATSDYLLHIAETAKKMGYDPKTDFNLRTLSAFGNTAPVEEAFGIPVYDSYAFHEVQYVAAECPAKQGLHIFEDSFIVEVVDFETGKPLPPGHRGNIVVTALYKTGTQQIRYNIQDISALYEMVPCACGSLHKRMEYFQGRSDTMVKLRGINVWPEACGKIVSEDSRTNGEYYCYVEKVIQDGKPAKDEMTILVEKRSVDQHDESLKQDLEEILKRKIGVKIHVQIVDTDSLKELTGHGHRAKLKRFEDRRKEGMGV